The Theileria orientalis strain Shintoku DNA, chromosome 2, complete genome genome has a window encoding:
- a CDS encoding RNA polymerase subunit RPB4-like protein, translating to MDSYNFDPSKFELDPEFKNSKCLNLCELHLILGDQLRLHHNRNDTAIQFIKTSHEYASRFSILKCRNAIVDIRTTIERDGLLHEFEMASLVNLLPKSVEEAKSLIPSLSRISDDKINSILELLESYRVQS from the exons ATGGATTCATATAATTTTGATCCTTCCAAGTTTGAGTTGGACCCGGAGTTTAAGAATTCAAAGTGTCTAAACCTCTGCGAGTTACATTTGATTCTCGGGGATCAGCTACGCCTACACCACAATAGAAATGACACAGCTATTCA ATTCATCAAAACTTCACACGAATACGCCAGCCGCTTCTCAATACTCAAGTGCCGCAATGCCATCGTTGACATTAGAAC gaCAATTGAACGTGACGGCCTTTTACACGAGTTTGAGATGGCCAGCTTAGTCAATTTGTTGCCAAAATCGGTTGAAGAGGCAAAATCACTTATTCCTTCTCTATCCAGGATATCGGACGATAAGATCAACAGCATTCTCGAGCTTTTGGAGAGCTACAGAGTGCAATCATAA
- a CDS encoding uncharacterized protein (PCI/PINT associated module domain containing protein): MYGSSGVLSSKYSLFFFLKLQMYEHNYNVIKEWLFQVYKALENRNGGILALLLSSKCDKLSRKNLYGFQEEVAQNLCRGSFAIFDKQLTSGFDQFFSDFVKLKVAIANFRSNMDDILKRAFRLVDLWLDIYLDDNLFDHHWLVPALYSLCNFTRTIGLVADRCSSLSMDYLDNEFETDKDKYMKQVLNNVRSKMGRVRGDESRHSAYIVLLAQSIKGCMQLGNMQMAAGFLKAIESTNINYKRALRVPLINYRFYLGKLHMQYNEFLEAEEHLAWAFSNCLKDNIKARREILECLIVVRLQLGKVPPFPLMEKYNLPHYAQIVRYIITGDVSRYTDTVLKFFYEFVKEGTVLCVELLKYLAYRTLIRKTKTWWNTNVPSAKNNMLPVGVLTAAEKSQIPTTSNLHMLCTCSNLIVRGYIKGYVSWEKETIVFSTVQPFPKISTCSFN; the protein is encoded by the exons TTGTATGGTTCTAGTGGTGTATTAAGCAGTAAATATTCactatttttctttttaaaacttCAAATGTACGAGCATAACtataatgtaataaaagAGTGGTTATTTCAAGTCTACAAAGCCTTAGAAAACCGGAATGGAGGTATATTGGCATTGCTACTGTCCTCGAAGTGCGACAAACTATCACGCAAGAACTTATACGGTTTTCAAGAG GAAGTTGCGCAGAATTTGTGCCGAGGATCTTTTGCAATATTCGACAAGCAATTGACATCCGGCTTTGACCAGTTTTTCTCGGactttgtaaaattaaaagtagCTATCGCAAATTTTAGATCGAACATGGACGATATTTTAAAACGGGCCTTCAGATTAGTGGA TTTATGGCTCGACATCTATTTGGATGACAATCTATTCGATCACCACTGGCTGGTTCCAGCCTTATACTCTCTCTGTAATTTTACCAGAACTATAGGACTAGTT GCCGATAGATGTAGTTCACTTTCAATGGATTATCTTGATAATGAATTTGAGACTGATAAGGACAAGTACATGAAACAGGTTTTAAACAACGTTAGAAGTAAGATGGGAAGGGTGCGAGGAGACGAGTCACGCCACTCAG CCTACATCGTGTTACTTGCACAGTCAATTAAGGGGTGTATGCAG CTCGGAAATATGCAAATGGCTGCTGGTTTTCTGAAGGCCATTGAATCAAC GAACATAAACTATAAGAGAGCGTTGAGAGTGCCCCTGATTAACTATCGCTTCTACTTGGGCAAGCTGCATATGCAATACAACGAGTTTCTAGAG GCTGAAGAGCATTTGGCCTGGGCCTTTTCTAACTGCTTAAAAGATAACATTAAGGCGAGGAG GGAGATCCTCGAGTGCCTAATAGTCGTGAGGCTGCAACTAGGGAAAGTGCCGCCGTTCCCGCTTATGGAAAAATACAA CCTTCCGCACTATGCGCAGATCGTGCGATACATCATCACTGGAGATGTGTCAAGATACACCGACACAGTG CTGAAATTTTTCTACGAGTTTGTCAAGGAGGGGACGGTCCTGTGTGTTGAGTTACTCAAGTATCTGGCGTACAGGACGCTGATCAGAAAAAC AAAAACGTGGTGGAATACAAATGTGCCATCTGCAAAGAATAATATGCTCCCGGTTGGTGTTTTAACGGCTGCTGAAAAGTCACAAATACCTACGACCTCAAACCTACAT ATGCTGTGCACATGCTCAAACTTGATTGTGAGGGGATACATCAAGGGATACGTTTCATGGGAGAAGGAAACCATAGTGTTCAGCACTGTTCAGCCTTTTCCAAAGATTAGCACGTGCTCCTTTAACTGA